A genomic window from Tolypothrix sp. PCC 7910 includes:
- a CDS encoding MFS transporter, with protein MNDSAADSSAYSEKLPFKTKLAYGAGDLGPAITANIAIFFLLVFFTNVAGIPAGLAGSVLMIGKIWDAVNDPFVGFLTDKTKSRRWGRRLPWLLYGAIPFGVFFFLQWIVPPFNVWGLFWYYVVIGMISQVFYTVVNLPYTAMTPELTQDYDERTSLNSFRFTFSIGGSILSLILSKIVFSVISDRAQQYIVLAAVCTVISVLALYWCVYGTRDRVLAFEAKRIQLEEPQSLPFPEQIKIAFTNKPFLFVIGIYLCSWLGVQITASIIPYFVVYCMRLQEADVPTVMIAVQGTALVMLFFWSNLSKKVGKKVVYFLGMILWIIAAAGLYFLQPGQLTLMYIMAIMAGFGVSTAYLVPWSMIPDVIELDELQTGQRREGVFYGFMVLLQKFGLAFGLFLVGNALQAYGFKEAVVGQTTLPTQPESALLAIRLAVGPLPTVCLIAGLVLTYFYPITREMHAEIMMKLQQRREKAE; from the coding sequence ATGAATGATTCTGCCGCTGATAGTTCTGCTTATAGTGAAAAACTGCCATTTAAAACCAAACTAGCCTATGGTGCAGGTGATTTAGGCCCCGCGATTACTGCCAATATTGCCATATTTTTTCTCTTGGTTTTCTTTACCAATGTGGCTGGTATCCCGGCGGGTTTGGCTGGCAGCGTTTTGATGATTGGCAAAATCTGGGATGCTGTCAACGATCCATTTGTGGGGTTTCTGACTGATAAAACAAAATCTCGTCGCTGGGGTCGTCGTCTGCCTTGGTTATTATATGGGGCAATTCCCTTTGGAGTATTCTTTTTCTTACAGTGGATTGTACCACCATTTAATGTTTGGGGTTTGTTCTGGTATTACGTGGTGATTGGTATGATATCTCAGGTGTTTTACACCGTAGTGAATTTGCCTTATACGGCAATGACACCAGAACTCACCCAAGATTATGACGAACGTACCAGCCTTAACAGTTTTCGCTTCACCTTTTCCATCGGTGGCAGTATTCTGTCATTAATATTGTCAAAAATTGTATTTTCGGTAATTAGCGATCGCGCCCAGCAATATATAGTATTAGCCGCAGTCTGTACTGTAATTTCCGTCTTAGCCTTATATTGGTGCGTTTATGGCACACGCGATCGCGTGTTAGCATTTGAAGCTAAACGCATTCAATTAGAAGAACCTCAATCTCTCCCCTTTCCCGAACAAATCAAAATCGCCTTTACCAACAAACCTTTTCTCTTCGTCATTGGTATATATCTCTGTTCTTGGTTAGGCGTACAGATTACAGCCAGCATTATTCCTTATTTTGTCGTTTACTGTATGCGTCTCCAAGAAGCAGATGTCCCCACAGTGATGATTGCTGTCCAAGGAACAGCGCTAGTAATGCTATTTTTCTGGAGTAATTTGAGTAAGAAAGTTGGCAAAAAAGTTGTCTATTTTCTCGGCATGATTTTATGGATTATCGCCGCCGCCGGACTTTATTTCTTGCAACCAGGACAACTCACCTTAATGTACATCATGGCAATCATGGCAGGGTTTGGTGTCTCTACAGCTTATCTCGTTCCCTGGTCAATGATTCCTGATGTCATCGAATTAGATGAACTCCAAACCGGACAACGCCGGGAAGGAGTATTTTATGGTTTTATGGTATTGCTACAAAAATTTGGTTTAGCCTTCGGCTTATTTTTAGTTGGAAACGCCTTACAAGCTTACGGTTTTAAAGAAGCAGTAGTTGGACAAACTACACTACCCACACAACCAGAATCAGCATTACTCGCTATTCGCCTTGCTGTCGGCCCCTTACCTACCGTTTGTTTAATTGCAGGTTTAGTTTTAACATACTTTTACCCCATTACAAGGGAAATGCACGCCGAAATTATGATGAAACTCCAGCAACGGCGAGAAAAAGCTGAGTGA
- a CDS encoding phosphoribosyltransferase — translation MPDLYVSWSDYHQKIELLAAKIYQSGWQFNQIVCLARGGLRVGDILSRIYHQPLAILATSSYSGPGKQERGALNFSRHITMTTETLGSRILLVDDLVDSGVTLEQTIPWLQQYSESAILEIRTAVIWYKSCSVIKPDYYVDYLSDNPWIHQPFEPYEYMNPADLAARINQIKAEV, via the coding sequence ATGCCAGACCTTTACGTTTCTTGGTCAGATTATCACCAAAAAATCGAACTACTGGCTGCTAAGATTTATCAATCGGGTTGGCAATTCAACCAGATTGTCTGTCTTGCCAGAGGCGGACTGCGAGTTGGAGATATTCTTTCCCGTATATATCACCAACCGTTGGCAATTTTAGCAACATCATCATACAGTGGCCCAGGCAAGCAAGAAAGAGGTGCGTTAAACTTTTCTCGCCATATCACTATGACTACGGAAACTTTAGGTTCGCGGATTTTGTTGGTCGATGATTTGGTAGATTCTGGAGTTACACTTGAGCAAACTATCCCTTGGCTACAGCAATATAGTGAAAGTGCAATTTTAGAAATTCGCACGGCTGTAATTTGGTATAAATCTTGTTCTGTTATAAAACCGGATTACTATGTAGATTATCTATCAGACAATCCCTGGATTCACCAACCCTTTGAACCTTATGAATATATGAATCCTGCGGATTTAGCAGCGAGAATAAATCAAATAAAGGCTGAAGTGTAA
- a CDS encoding AEC family transporter has translation MINLLALYVKLVGLVLIGFVLGRKLPSTVPSGVAHFLFWIGVPISIVFFLYKTDLSGQIWIAPEIAYLAIFLGAFLAWLAIKGQAYFTNTMPQQPTQGSLLLAAMVGNTGYLGFPITLAMVGEKYFAWALFYDLLGTLFGAYGLGVVLGASFGNGKHSYKEIAKAIVINPALWSFGFGLLLRQVKIPLVVEFCLDKLAWTSLALSIVLIGMRLSQLKSWSNIPQVGISLGIKMLIVPLVLGCTLPFFGVTGLAAKVIVLQMAMPPAFATLVIAETFNLDRDLAVTALALGAIVLLIMLPVWLWLF, from the coding sequence TTGATAAATCTTTTAGCACTATATGTCAAGTTAGTGGGGCTAGTCCTGATTGGATTCGTCCTCGGACGTAAATTACCTAGCACAGTTCCTTCAGGTGTAGCTCACTTCCTTTTTTGGATAGGAGTACCTATAAGCATTGTATTTTTTCTATACAAAACCGACTTATCAGGCCAGATTTGGATTGCACCTGAGATCGCATACCTTGCCATTTTCCTAGGGGCTTTTTTAGCTTGGCTAGCAATTAAAGGACAAGCCTATTTCACAAATACCATGCCGCAGCAACCAACTCAAGGAAGTTTACTATTAGCAGCGATGGTAGGGAATACAGGTTACCTAGGCTTTCCCATTACCTTAGCAATGGTAGGAGAGAAATACTTTGCTTGGGCGTTATTTTACGATTTACTAGGCACACTCTTTGGTGCTTACGGCTTAGGAGTAGTACTAGGAGCAAGTTTCGGCAATGGTAAACATAGTTATAAAGAAATAGCCAAAGCCATCGTGATTAATCCTGCGTTATGGAGTTTCGGCTTTGGCTTACTGTTGCGACAAGTAAAAATCCCCTTGGTAGTGGAATTTTGCTTAGATAAATTAGCTTGGACATCTTTAGCTTTATCCATAGTATTAATTGGGATGCGACTCTCACAATTAAAGTCCTGGAGCAATATCCCGCAGGTAGGAATCAGCTTGGGAATTAAAATGTTGATAGTTCCCCTTGTTCTAGGTTGTACCTTACCGTTTTTTGGTGTTACTGGTTTAGCCGCCAAGGTAATTGTCCTACAAATGGCTATGCCACCAGCCTTTGCTACTTTAGTAATTGCCGAAACCTTCAATCTCGATCGCGATTTAGCTGTCACAGCCTTAGCCTTAGGTGCGATCGTATTACTGATTATGTTACCAGTTTGGCTATGGCTATTTTGA
- a CDS encoding D-alanyl-D-alanine carboxypeptidase family protein gives MNKAGFSGEPQHSSAASGDDIPAALRDTPEAKPKVGIKPMVLLFGGVLAFVLLAVGSGFVFFILSPKRTANSQPSPTSLPTQTPTSDSSANSQSNNTDTVLGHLAYTEAPESELAVIPGSGRIRMRKTAAEKFQEMKQAARSAGVILVPISGFRSVKEQEQLFFAVGAQRNQTPAERAALSAPPGHSEHHTGYAVDVGDGAVPATNLQANFDNTKAYQWLQANAARFGFEMSFPKDNAQGVSYEPWHWRFVGDRDSLETFYKAKNLKPTPTPTTTPK, from the coding sequence TTGAATAAAGCTGGGTTTTCTGGAGAACCTCAACACTCTTCGGCGGCTTCTGGTGATGATATTCCAGCAGCTTTACGCGATACTCCCGAAGCTAAACCTAAGGTAGGCATAAAACCGATGGTTTTGCTCTTTGGTGGAGTATTAGCATTTGTCCTGCTTGCTGTGGGTAGTGGCTTTGTGTTTTTCATTCTTTCGCCAAAAAGAACTGCTAATTCTCAACCTTCACCAACTAGTTTACCGACACAAACACCAACATCTGATAGTTCTGCTAACTCTCAGAGTAATAATACTGATACTGTCTTAGGACATTTAGCATATACAGAAGCGCCAGAATCAGAACTAGCAGTAATTCCAGGTAGTGGACGTATTAGAATGCGAAAAACTGCTGCGGAAAAGTTTCAAGAGATGAAACAAGCAGCACGCAGCGCCGGGGTAATTTTAGTGCCAATTTCTGGCTTTCGTTCTGTTAAAGAACAAGAGCAGTTATTTTTTGCTGTGGGCGCGCAACGCAATCAAACACCAGCCGAAAGAGCTGCGCTTAGTGCGCCCCCTGGTCATAGCGAACATCACACAGGCTATGCTGTAGATGTTGGTGATGGAGCAGTCCCAGCTACTAATCTGCAAGCTAACTTTGACAATACCAAAGCTTATCAGTGGTTACAAGCAAACGCTGCCCGTTTTGGTTTTGAAATGTCCTTTCCTAAAGATAATGCACAAGGTGTCAGTTATGAACCTTGGCACTGGCGTTTCGTAGGCGATCGCGATAGCTTAGAAACATTTTACAAAGCCAAGAACTTAAAACCAACCCCCACACCCACAACAACGCCAAAATAG